Part of the Maridesulfovibrio sp. genome, CGTACCAATACCAAAGAGCCCATGTGCGCAAGGCTGGGGGAGATATACTCCCGTATAGCCGAGCTCATAAAAGAATATTCACCGGATGAGGCGGCAATCGAAAATGCGTTTGTCGCCTCCAATCCGGCTTCAGCTCTCAAGCTGGGACAGGCCCGTGGTGCAGCCATGGCTGCCTGCGCCGTATCCGGCCTTGTGGTTTCCGGGTATGAACCCACCAAGGTTAAAAGCAACCTCGTGGGCAGCGGACGGGCTGATAAATCGCAGGTCGCCTTCATGGTGGAGCGCATCCTTGGGGTGAAAAACACCAAGTGGGCCAACGATACCACCGATGCGCTGGGCATTGCGATCTGCCACCTCAATGAACGAAGATTCTCAAAGGTAGCCGGAAGATGATCGCCTATATCCATGGTAAGCTCCTAGAGGCCACAGACAAGTCCTGCATTATACTCACTCCCGGCGGAGTGGGCTATGAACTTTACCTGACCCTTACCGCTATCTCGACCCTGCCGGAATCTGGATCGGATGTGACCTTCTACGTTCATTCAGTGATCCGCGAAGATGCTTTTGATCTTTACGGTTTTCCCTGCTTTGATGACCGCGAGGTTTTTCGTACCCTTATTTCCGTCGACCGCCTTGGCCCCAAAAAAGCGCTGGCGATCCTTTCCCAGTTCGGTCCCAAGGATTTGCAGGATCTCGTTTTCCGCGAGGACGTGAAGACGCTGTCCATCGTTCCCGGTATCGGGCCCAAGTCCGCGCGCCAGATTCTCTGGTCCCTCAAGGACAAGATGGAAACCCTGAAATCCGCCACAGTGCGCAGCGGTGCCTGCCCTGTGGAAGGTGACCGCAGTGAATTTCTTGATGCTCTTTCCGGACTGCGCAACCTCGGTTACGCAGATGATGAAGTGCGCGATTTCCTTAAGAATATATTTGATGAAGAGCCCGACCTTGACGCTGGTGGAGCTATCCGCGTAGCTTTGAAAAAGATTTCCCAGAACAAGTAATTTTTCAGCAGGCAGTACCGGAATATGATGGAAAACAACGGTTCAGACGATCACATCAGACCGCAACGGCTGTCCGATTTTATTGGGCAGGACGACCTGCGCGACAACCTTGATGTATTCATTCAGGCTGCGCGCGGGCGCGGCAACGCCATGGACCATGCCCTTTTCTACGGTAACCCCGGTCTGGGTAAGACCACCCTTGCGCGGATCATCGCTTCCGAGCTGGGAGTTAACCTCATTTCCACCTCCGGTCCGGTTTTGGAGCGCAGCGGAGACCTCGCCGCCATCCTGACCAACCTGTCCCGCAACGATATTCTTTTCATCGACGAAATCCACCGTGTGCCTGCCACAGTCGAGGAAGTGCTCTATCCGGCCATGGAAGATTTCAACATCGACCTGATCATCGGACAGGGACCTGCCGCCCGTACCGTAAAGATCGACCTTGAGCCGTTTACTCTCGTAGGGGCTACAACCCGCCTGGGATTGCTGACTTCACCCCTGCGTGACCGTTTCGGCTGTATCTTCCGTTTGGAATTTTATTCCCCCGAAGAATTGGCTCGCATCGTTACCCGTGCTTCCCGTATTTTCGATCTCAAGGTTACCGATGAAGGCGCGCTGATTATCGGCAAGCGTTCACGCGGCACACCGCGTATCGCGAACCGTCTGCTGCGCAGGGTGCGCGATTTCGCTACAGTGCACGGAGATGGGGTAGTGACTGGCGAACTGGCTGACATGGCCCTGAATAAGCTTGATGTTGATCCGTTAGGCTTGGATTATATGGATCGCAAGATTCTTTCTATTTTGATTGATCAGTTTGGCGGCGGTCCTGTAGGTGTTAAAACCATTGCCGTGGCCTGTTCCGAGGAAGTGCGAACCATTGAGGAAATTTATGAGCCATACCTGATCCAGTGCGGTTTCATGAAGCGTACACCGAGAGGGCGTGTTGCTACTGCCCGGGCTTACCAGCATCTCCAGAAGGTTGCTTCCGGCGGGCAGGGCAGTTTGTTTTAGGAGGGGAAATGACTGTTCGGGTAAAGTTGATATTCGTTTTGACTTTGATTCTTGTCTCTGCATTTATTTCAATCAGCCTTTTTAACTATAACGAATCCCGCAAAAAGATTCATCGGGATATAGTTAACTCCTCCCTTCCCCTGACCCGCGATAATATTTATTCCGAAATTCAGACCGTACTGATGCGGCCTTTATTTGTATCTTCCCTTATGGCTAATGATACCTTTCTTAAGGATTGGGCCGCAGGCGGAGAAAATAACATTTCTAAGATTGAGCGATATCTGGGAGAGATTCAGGATAAGTATGGATTTTTCAGCGCCTTTTTCGTTTCCGCTGAAACAGGTAAGTACTATTATCCGGGAGGAATTCTCAAAACCATTTCCCAAAAAGATGAACACGATGTCTGGTATTATGATTTTGTCGGCAGTGGTGAGGACCATGATTTGGATGTGGATTCCAATGAAGCAGCTGACAATATCCTGACTGTTTTTATCAATCACCGTCTGACCAGTGATGATGGTAAACTGCTGGGAGTTACCGGTGTCGGATTGAAGATGGACAATGTTTCCAGATTATTGGAAAAGTTTTCAGAAAAATACGGTAAAATCATTTTTTTGGTTGATGGGAACGGTCTTATACAGGTTCACCATAAAGTCGGAATGATCGAAAACATAAACCTAAGGCATATGCCGGGGCATGGTACGATTGCCGCGCAGGTTTTGAGCAACCCTGCTGAGCCTGCAACATATGAATTTGAGTATGCCGGTGATCGTATATTTTTGACTTCGCGCTATATCCCGGAGCTGGAGTGGTGGCTCATTGTAGAGCAGAATGAAACCGTGTTGCTTGATGCTGCACGGCATAATTTTGTGCGTACGATTATCGTTGGTGGAATAGCTACTCTTTTCATTGTGGTTTTAAGCATTCTTGTGATCAATCATTTCCAGTTACGTTTGGAACAGCAAGCTGATTCTGATGAGTTGACCGGTTTAGGAAATCGGCGATCATTTGAACGTTTTTTTGAGTCCGCAGTTTCCGGCATCAAGAAGAAATCCGGTCCTTTTTCTATTATCTTATTGGATATTGATGGGTTCAAAGCAGTCAATGACAAATGCGGTCATTTGGAAGGGGACCGCATACTCAAGCATATTTCTTCTATTATACGCTCTTCTGTACGTGATTCAGATTTTTGCGCCCGCTGGGGAGGGGATGAGTTCCTTCTTTTTGTAGATGGTGAAATTGATCTTGCCTTTGATATTGCCGAGAGAATCAGAACTGCCGTAGCTGATGCGTGCAACGATGATCTTGTTTCAAGTGATTGCGGTGAGAGGGTTACAGTCAGCTGCGGTGTTGCTCAGTATGCTGATGCAGATACCTTGGATTCTCTGATCGTGAGGGCAGATAAGGCTATGTATGAGTCTAAGGCGCAGGGGAAGGATATGGTTATTAAGGGTTAAGATTGATTTGATATTTTTTTATGGGAAAGCCCCGCACAACTTGGTTGTGCGGGGCTGAGTATTTTATAAACGCTCAAGATAACGCTTTTGCCTGATACTTATGCTTCAACAGCTTTAAGCTTAGTCTGGATTGCGTCCATTATGTGTGGAACCCCTTCAGATGACTTCTTCAGTACATCAAGATACAAACGGTTGTATTGAACCAGTACAAGTGCGTCGGTGAGAGTTGGTATATATTGCCTTTCTGCCGATCTTAAAAACTCTTGTTTTAGTTCATAAGCCGAACTTTTCAGAGATTCTCCTAATGGTTTTACCTGTTCTGACAGAAGCTCATCATACCCTTTCATTTTTTTATTTATAAACTGTTCCTTTGCTTTCTTCTCACTAGTTAAGAGCCTTATTACTCCATAAAGAGCCGCTACTGCGGCAAGAGCTGATAAGGTTACAGGATTGGCAACAGTTGGAGCTAAGGTAGCTAATGAAGTCCCTGACATTAACATTGAAGTTGCTCCTGCTCCTAAAGCTATCTTCTCACCATTCTTCATTGTTGAATTAATCGAGGCTGACAAGTGCTGTAAGGAACTGTCAACTGAACAAGCCTTCGCTATCCCTTGAGCACTCTCTTGAAGAACTGAAATATTGCACGCAATCTCTTTTTTGTTGGTATCATCAAATCCTTTCTTCTGACGGTCCCATTCTTGGAAGCATTTTTTCAAATTTTCCTGAACAGGATCAAACCAGTTATTGACAATTGCTACCGAAGTATGAGAATCGAAATCCTTCCATTCATCCTCCTTGGCAAATTTGGAACCAAGATATTCTACCTTTTCTCTGATTGCCCTTTCTAATGACTCATTACTAGCCTTACGAGCTGTTTCAAACTGTCCCAGAAAGTCAGCTACCATATGATCGGCATCTGCGTTAATTTTTGCCAGTCTTTCCCTTAACAAAAGAACAAGCTTATCACATGTGTTTTTGATAGTTTCCGAGTTGGTTTCAAGCAAATCCATAATATCGTCAGAAGGTAAATTATTCTGCATTCTTTCAGCATACTCTTGGCTACATTTCTCAGCCAGCAAGAGTAAGTTTTTATGCTTCTCTTTTACCTTTTCCCGATAATTTGAGTTGTGATTGTCATCCTTTAAATTACTTTCAATCAACTTGATGATTGAGCTTAATCCTGTAGTATCATTTATTTGTGTATATTTATCAGAACATCTAGATTCCATCGCTTGCAGTGCATTTACAGGAACACAGCCAAGTAGCGACACACTTGAGTCAGCACACAACTTTTCAACCAGTCCTACCCTATCGGCAATAATTTCATCACGACTGACTTCAGAAATTTGATCAATATGACTAATAGCTAGAATGAGGTTTACCGCTCTACCTTCATTAATGATCCGTTTCAGGTATTCAATTTCAGATGCGCCTATTGCTTTCGCGCTAACAACAAAGAGAATACAGTCTGCTGTAAGGCTCTCAGTTAACGAAAAATCATTTCTTATACCAATGGGATCATTAAGGCCGGGCGTATCAACTAATACAGCCCCATCTTTCAGAAGTTCTATTTCATCTGAGTAGATTATGTCTTCTACAAGACAACTGAACTCACCTTTGGCAGAAGTGTACGCAATAACATCGTCATAAGATTCGATTGAATTAATTAACCCGCCAGCCTCGAAATTACATTGACTGATGATCTCATCTAATGAGTTGAGTTCATGTTCATGCCCATTTTCAGATAAAAATATTTTAAATTTGTCTAATGACTCTTCAGAAAGCCACGTGCCTGAATAGCTGGGTGTTTTGGCATGCTGAATTTTAAAATTTGTAGCAGTTTCTGCTAACCCTTCTCTGACAGGACTTATTGTCTTGCCTAATAAGGCGTTGAAAAGAGTACTTTTTCCCCTTTTTACTTCCCCGCAGATAACTATTTTGAACGGCTGCTCTTGGAGCATATCGAATAAGCTTGAACACTCTGAAAGAAGGTCTCCGCTTTCAATTTGAGATGCAATGCCTTCAATCTCTCTAATGCTTGCCGCCATTTCTCGATTAAATTTCCATGTCTCAGGTGTGAAGGTACTGATTCCAGATTCCTTTCGCGAAAAAGGATTTGTGACCTTGAATGTTATTCCAAAAGATTTGATATACTCAGTGTATTTTAATGAGGGTTCAGCTTTTACGAGTTGCTCGAGGTTTTCTTTTATAGAGGGGGAGTCTAATTCAAATCCCTCATATAACTTTATCAAAATGTTGGCACCATTAGAATCTAATTGATGGGAGTCATTGATTACTTGGATAAATCCATTCAAAATCCTTTCTTTCGTGTCATGTCCCAGGACTGATTCCTTGGCCCCTTTGCACACTGATTTGATAACTAGGTCGATCTCGCTGGCTGGATTTAATATTTTATATAAAGTTTTAGCCCGAACATCCAATCTCTGTCCTTTCTTTTTACCAAACACCAATTCATACACATTATCTAATTGCTGAATTTCCTCGATAGTCACGATGCCATCGGCATTGACTATTCCCCCAAGAAGAGTTGCGAGGTTGTCCGTAAGGCTATTTCCTGAACAAATCGATTCAAGAGTAGGGAAATTTGCAAGTATAGGCATATTGTTAGAACTCATATTAAACCCCTATTTGTTTTATATGAGTTCACATAACCAACGGATTGCTAAATTTCAATATAGTTTTATGATTTCGGGTAACTAAAAATCCCTAATCCACGTCAGGAACAATCTTACAAATATAACTAGTCAATAAATCAAACAAATCTTTCGAACGATTGTTGAATCTAAATTCCAGTTCCTTCAGATATAAAGGAAAGCGATGTGGGGATATTCCTTTGTAGCGCTTGAAACGCTGACGTGCGAATTGCCAGAACTCTCCACCTGATATTTCTATGTGCGGGGTGACATCCGGGTATTTGCGGATGTAATCCAGCGGCAGGGAATCATCTCCGCAGAGGATCAGGGAATCGTACTTCTGGTAGCGGTCGGTGTGGATAATGCTTCCGTGCCGGACCAGCTTGAGGTGGAAGTTGTGGTTGAAGTGGAACACCGATTCCGCAGTGATGTTCTGCATCAAATCGATGAACACCCAGCCGTTCTTTTCCATTATCCCGAATACGGGGATGGCTCCGGTGGTTTTCTTGGAAGGCACTCCGGTCAGCTTTTTGTTCTTGAGGTGCTTATGCAACCCGGTCTCAGGGCTTAGCAACTGCTGGGCATCGATTGCCTGTGCTAGAATTGCGAAACGCAGGGCGGTAATTGCCTTGTAGGTCGCGTTATAGGAAAGCTCCAGATCAAGTGAGATTGCATGTGCGGTGTGATCCTCGGCGAACATCTGGATCAGGCGCACCCATTCGCGGGCGGAAAGGCCGCCGTTGTTGATCCAGCGGCCGCTGAAATCCTGAAAGGTATACTTGCACGAGGAGCAGCGGTAGCGGTCACCGTTGAGATTGTAGAGCTTGTGCTCGCGGCAGCGGGGGCAGAAAGGTTTGCGATCTCCCAAGGCTTTGTGCAGCAGGAATTTTCTGGCTTCATCTTCAGAAGACGTCAGGCGCGCCAGAAATTCATCCCTGTTTTCGGAAACAGTTCCCATAGAAGATCCTTCTATCCGCCTATCGCCGACATCTGTGTTTCGCATACACCTTCACTTCCTGATCTTTGTTCCAGTAGATGGTATCCCAGCGGTTTATCGAGAGTTGCCTCCGCAATTACCTTGCGCAGGGCATCATCATCCAACTCGGGATTTCTTAAAATATCGCGCAGTCCGTATGTCTTGTCTGAGAAAAGACAGGTGCGCAGCTGACCGTCGGAGGTGATGCGCAACCTGTTGCAGGTGGCGCAGAAATGGGAGCTTACGGGAGAAATGAGACCCAGCCGCCCCTTACCGCCTTCGATAGAGTACATGCGCGCGGGACCGCGGTTTTCGGCAGTACGTTTTACCGGGATCAGGTTAACGTATTCTCTGCCTTGCTCAAGGATATCATCAGCGGACCAGAACCTGCTGTCGGATTTGGTCTCGTCGCCCATGGGCATGAATTCGATGAAGCGCATGTCGATGGGATTTTCACGCGCAAAATCGATGAAGGAACTGAGCTCTTTGTCGTTGATTCCTTTCATGGCCACGGCATTGACCTTAACCCTGATTCCGGCAGAGAGGCAGGTGGTGATGGAAGCCAGCACATCATTTAAATGATCTCGTCCGGTAACTTCCTTGAAGGTTTCCCGGTCAAGTGTATCGAGGGAAATGTTCAGCCTGCTGACCCCGATTTTTTTAAGCTCAGGCACCAGCGGCTCGATCAGGGTTCCGTTGGTGGTTATGCGCAGGTCTAGTTCCGGGTGGCTGTTCATGACTTGTGAAATGAAATCCATGAATCCCTTACGGGCAAATGGTTCACCACCGGTCAGGCGCAGCTTGGAAATATTCATGGAAGCAGCAAGATCAACCAGACGGAGCATTTCCTCGTAGCGCAGGATGTCCGGGTGGGGGATGTGCTTGAAATCTTTGGTCACGCAATACATGCAACGCAGGTTGCAGCGGTCGGTAACGCTCAGCCGCAGGTAATTAACCGTGCGGCCTATCTTGTCGGTGAGTACCATTTTAGAATCCCCAGACGGAGAGGGTACCCCGGTTGTATCCTTCCTCCACTGCTACAAAATCCAGCGGCAGGGATTCAAGATCATTGAGTGCGGGTACGGAAACTTTGTCCACTTCCCTGAAATCTGCGGTTTTCATGTAGGTCTTGCAGGAATCGCAGACATCTACACGATATCCCGGTGCTTCTTCCACGGTGAAAAATTTAAGGCTTTCCGCGTTGGTGTTGTCGCAGTAGGCACAGGCCATGCGGCGGACACGGTATTCGGTATGGCAGAAGGAACAGTTGGCGTAGCGGAAGCCCTGCTTGTGATGCAGGGTGTGCATGAAAGGCACGGAGCCGCAGATAGGACAGTGTCCGTGGCTGCGCGGTGCAGGCTGCTCCAGTTCGAAATCAATTTCGGCGCTGTCGGCCCGTTCAGATGTGTCTGCCTGCTGATGGGGGAGCTTTTCTTCAAGTGCTGCAGCAACAGCCTTAATGGAAGGAGTCAGTGCAGACTGAACTAGAAAGCTGAGGGTGCGCGGTGCTTCGGGCATTTTTTCCGCCCAGTCCATGAAGAAGTCATCATCGGTTTCAAGGTAGGCCTTGAAAGCCTGCTTCAGGTCCAGCTCGCCGGACTTGATGGCTGCGGTGATCATTGCGGTTGCTTCGGCGATGGGCCCTTCTTCCCTGCCTACCAGCTCTGCCAGTTCAGCAACAAGCTTGCATGCCTGTTCATAGTCGTAGGTAAAATCCTCACGGGCGAGCAAAGGGCGTCCTTGCAGGTTGGCATCGTCAGGAGCGAGGTCCGTCGGAATGATCGGGGAGGAGTGCTGCTGCGCCTCCAACTGGATTGCGGCAACATTTGAAATTAAATTAACAAGCTCTTCCGGGAGGAAAGGCTTTTTCCGCAGCTCGGATATTTTTTTATCCAGCTGTTCTTTGGCACTGCTGTAATCGAAATTCATTATAAAAAACACTCCTTAAAGGAACCCGGCTGTAGGGCGGCCGAGTTTATTTCATTCCTGTTAAAAAAAGCATATGCCTTAATAGTGGCACCTGCATAAGAGTGTTAATTAATCGCGTTTTGGCACAAAGTCTAATCGATTATGAGAAAAAAATATTATGGCTTAAATGGTATAATTTAATTGTGCGGAAAAATTACAATCCTTTGATTCGGCCCTGATCGTTGTAAACCCAGAATCCGGTTTTGCTGATGTTTCCGACGAGAGTGATGCCGATTTTGCGGGCCAGTTCCACAGAAAAACTGGTTGCCACGGCAGTGGAGGCGAGTATGGGAACTCCGATGCGTACGGCCTTAAGCAGGATTTCCGATGCTACGCGTCCGGTGGAGACGATCATTTTACCGTCAGTGGGTACGTTTTCAAGAAAGCACTGGCCTACGATCATGTCGATGGCGTTGTGGCGTCCGATATCCTCGCGGAAGTAGAGCATCTCTTCCGGCGTGCAAAGGGATGAATTATGGCAGCCGCGGGTCTTGTTATACAGAGTGGACCGCGAGTGCAGTTCATTGGCGTGGGTCAGGATCTGCTCCGGTGTGACTGTCAGTTCCGAGGTGATGGTCCGTTTGGAGATGGTGGAAACATTGCGTCCGAAGTTTGTACCCTTACCGCAACCGGAAGTAATGGAATATTCGAGAACGCGGCCTTTCCACGGATCATGGCTGGTGCTGATATCCGCGATAATGCGGTCTTCATGCTCCGTAATCTTCAGGTCGGTAATCTGGTCGCGGGTGGAGATATAGGCGTCTGATTTCAGAAAACCCACAGCCAGATAATCAGGGTAGCGGGCCGTGGTCAGCAGGGTCACTACTTCACGCCCGTTAAGGTTGATGGTCAAAGGTACTTCAAGGATGCTGCTGATCTCTTTATCCTTGAACTCACCACCGCAATATTCTTTTACTGTATAGCTGAAACTTTCTTTCATCATGCTCCACCTGATATATTTTATTAAGCATAGGGGTAACAGGCTTTGCGGGCAAGGCCTTAGTTTCTGCTTCTATTTCAGCACCCTTTTGGTGCAAAATCAGGTTAAGACTAAGAGTATAATTGTGCTCATATTGACATAGAGCGTCCTTTCTGGTCTATCCATACACTAGTCCAGCCTATTCTCTGGCGTGACTTCAATTTGCGGATGATCTGGAATTTACGAATTTTAAACAGAGTTCTTTTTGGAGGAAAAATGAAAAAATTTAAAGTATTGCTGCTTACTCTCGCTCTCGTTTCACTGCTCGTTGCTCCGGGACTGGTAAAAGCTGAAACGCTGATGATGGCTACCACCACCAGCACAGATAACACCGGTCTGCTTGATGAACTTGCTCCCATGTTTGAAAAAGATACCGGCATCGAGCTGAAGTGGACTGCCGTAGGCACCGGTAAGGCTCTCAAAATGGGTCAGAACTGCGACGTAGATGTTCTTATGGTTCACGCTCCCGCAGCCGAAAAAAAATATGTTGAT contains:
- the ruvC gene encoding crossover junction endodeoxyribonuclease RuvC; the encoded protein is MGGSGIVIIGIDPGTRVTGYGIVRELSGQVSLVDAGTIRTNTKEPMCARLGEIYSRIAELIKEYSPDEAAIENAFVASNPASALKLGQARGAAMAACAVSGLVVSGYEPTKVKSNLVGSGRADKSQVAFMVERILGVKNTKWANDTTDALGIAICHLNERRFSKVAGR
- the ruvA gene encoding Holliday junction branch migration protein RuvA, translated to MIAYIHGKLLEATDKSCIILTPGGVGYELYLTLTAISTLPESGSDVTFYVHSVIREDAFDLYGFPCFDDREVFRTLISVDRLGPKKALAILSQFGPKDLQDLVFREDVKTLSIVPGIGPKSARQILWSLKDKMETLKSATVRSGACPVEGDRSEFLDALSGLRNLGYADDEVRDFLKNIFDEEPDLDAGGAIRVALKKISQNK
- the ruvB gene encoding Holliday junction branch migration DNA helicase RuvB, giving the protein MMENNGSDDHIRPQRLSDFIGQDDLRDNLDVFIQAARGRGNAMDHALFYGNPGLGKTTLARIIASELGVNLISTSGPVLERSGDLAAILTNLSRNDILFIDEIHRVPATVEEVLYPAMEDFNIDLIIGQGPAARTVKIDLEPFTLVGATTRLGLLTSPLRDRFGCIFRLEFYSPEELARIVTRASRIFDLKVTDEGALIIGKRSRGTPRIANRLLRRVRDFATVHGDGVVTGELADMALNKLDVDPLGLDYMDRKILSILIDQFGGGPVGVKTIAVACSEEVRTIEEIYEPYLIQCGFMKRTPRGRVATARAYQHLQKVASGGQGSLF
- a CDS encoding sensor domain-containing diguanylate cyclase, with translation MTVRVKLIFVLTLILVSAFISISLFNYNESRKKIHRDIVNSSLPLTRDNIYSEIQTVLMRPLFVSSLMANDTFLKDWAAGGENNISKIERYLGEIQDKYGFFSAFFVSAETGKYYYPGGILKTISQKDEHDVWYYDFVGSGEDHDLDVDSNEAADNILTVFINHRLTSDDGKLLGVTGVGLKMDNVSRLLEKFSEKYGKIIFLVDGNGLIQVHHKVGMIENINLRHMPGHGTIAAQVLSNPAEPATYEFEYAGDRIFLTSRYIPELEWWLIVEQNETVLLDAARHNFVRTIIVGGIATLFIVVLSILVINHFQLRLEQQADSDELTGLGNRRSFERFFESAVSGIKKKSGPFSIILLDIDGFKAVNDKCGHLEGDRILKHISSIIRSSVRDSDFCARWGGDEFLLFVDGEIDLAFDIAERIRTAVADACNDDLVSSDCGERVTVSCGVAQYADADTLDSLIVRADKAMYESKAQGKDMVIKG
- a CDS encoding dynamin family protein, giving the protein MSSNNMPILANFPTLESICSGNSLTDNLATLLGGIVNADGIVTIEEIQQLDNVYELVFGKKKGQRLDVRAKTLYKILNPASEIDLVIKSVCKGAKESVLGHDTKERILNGFIQVINDSHQLDSNGANILIKLYEGFELDSPSIKENLEQLVKAEPSLKYTEYIKSFGITFKVTNPFSRKESGISTFTPETWKFNREMAASIREIEGIASQIESGDLLSECSSLFDMLQEQPFKIVICGEVKRGKSTLFNALLGKTISPVREGLAETATNFKIQHAKTPSYSGTWLSEESLDKFKIFLSENGHEHELNSLDEIISQCNFEAGGLINSIESYDDVIAYTSAKGEFSCLVEDIIYSDEIELLKDGAVLVDTPGLNDPIGIRNDFSLTESLTADCILFVVSAKAIGASEIEYLKRIINEGRAVNLILAISHIDQISEVSRDEIIADRVGLVEKLCADSSVSLLGCVPVNALQAMESRCSDKYTQINDTTGLSSIIKLIESNLKDDNHNSNYREKVKEKHKNLLLLAEKCSQEYAERMQNNLPSDDIMDLLETNSETIKNTCDKLVLLLRERLAKINADADHMVADFLGQFETARKASNESLERAIREKVEYLGSKFAKEDEWKDFDSHTSVAIVNNWFDPVQENLKKCFQEWDRQKKGFDDTNKKEIACNISVLQESAQGIAKACSVDSSLQHLSASINSTMKNGEKIALGAGATSMLMSGTSLATLAPTVANPVTLSALAAVAALYGVIRLLTSEKKAKEQFINKKMKGYDELLSEQVKPLGESLKSSAYELKQEFLRSAERQYIPTLTDALVLVQYNRLYLDVLKKSSEGVPHIMDAIQTKLKAVEA
- a CDS encoding transposase, with protein sequence MRNTDVGDRRIEGSSMGTVSENRDEFLARLTSSEDEARKFLLHKALGDRKPFCPRCREHKLYNLNGDRYRCSSCKYTFQDFSGRWINNGGLSAREWVRLIQMFAEDHTAHAISLDLELSYNATYKAITALRFAILAQAIDAQQLLSPETGLHKHLKNKKLTGVPSKKTTGAIPVFGIMEKNGWVFIDLMQNITAESVFHFNHNFHLKLVRHGSIIHTDRYQKYDSLILCGDDSLPLDYIRKYPDVTPHIEISGGEFWQFARQRFKRYKGISPHRFPLYLKELEFRFNNRSKDLFDLLTSYICKIVPDVD
- the moaA gene encoding GTP 3',8-cyclase MoaA, whose protein sequence is MVLTDKIGRTVNYLRLSVTDRCNLRCMYCVTKDFKHIPHPDILRYEEMLRLVDLAASMNISKLRLTGGEPFARKGFMDFISQVMNSHPELDLRITTNGTLIEPLVPELKKIGVSRLNISLDTLDRETFKEVTGRDHLNDVLASITTCLSAGIRVKVNAVAMKGINDKELSSFIDFARENPIDMRFIEFMPMGDETKSDSRFWSADDILEQGREYVNLIPVKRTAENRGPARMYSIEGGKGRLGLISPVSSHFCATCNRLRITSDGQLRTCLFSDKTYGLRDILRNPELDDDALRKVIAEATLDKPLGYHLLEQRSGSEGVCETQMSAIGG
- a CDS encoding formate dehydrogenase accessory protein FdhE, translating into MNFDYSSAKEQLDKKISELRKKPFLPEELVNLISNVAAIQLEAQQHSSPIIPTDLAPDDANLQGRPLLAREDFTYDYEQACKLVAELAELVGREEGPIAEATAMITAAIKSGELDLKQAFKAYLETDDDFFMDWAEKMPEAPRTLSFLVQSALTPSIKAVAAALEEKLPHQQADTSERADSAEIDFELEQPAPRSHGHCPICGSVPFMHTLHHKQGFRYANCSFCHTEYRVRRMACAYCDNTNAESLKFFTVEEAPGYRVDVCDSCKTYMKTADFREVDKVSVPALNDLESLPLDFVAVEEGYNRGTLSVWGF
- the fdhD gene encoding formate dehydrogenase accessory sulfurtransferase FdhD encodes the protein MMKESFSYTVKEYCGGEFKDKEISSILEVPLTINLNGREVVTLLTTARYPDYLAVGFLKSDAYISTRDQITDLKITEHEDRIIADISTSHDPWKGRVLEYSITSGCGKGTNFGRNVSTISKRTITSELTVTPEQILTHANELHSRSTLYNKTRGCHNSSLCTPEEMLYFREDIGRHNAIDMIVGQCFLENVPTDGKMIVSTGRVASEILLKAVRIGVPILASTAVATSFSVELARKIGITLVGNISKTGFWVYNDQGRIKGL